Within Schumannella luteola, the genomic segment CTGCCGCCCCTTCTGCCGTGAGTGCCGCCGCCGCGACGATCGCCGACGGCCGCGCCGTGCTCGGCATCGAGCTCGGCTCGACCCGCATCAAGGCCTGCCTGATCGGCGCGACGCCGACCGAGGTGCTCGCCACCGGCGCGCACGACTGGGAGAACCAGATCGTCGACGGCGTCTGGACCTACTCCCTCGACGCCGTCTGGACCGGCCTGCAGGATGCCGTGGCGGCCCTCGCGATCGACGTGCGTCGCCGCTACGGCGCCGACGTCGAGCTGACGCGCGTGCGCGCCATCGGGGTCTCGGCGATGATGCACGGCTACCTGCCCTTCGGTGCCGACGGCGAGCTGCTCGTGCCGTTCCGCACCTGGCGCAACACCAGCACGGGCCCCGCGGCGCGCGAGCTCAGCGCCGAGCTCGGGGTCAACATCCCGCTGCGTTGGTCGATCGCGCACCTGCACCAGGCCGTGCTCGACGGCGAGACGCACGTGCCGCGCATCGCGCACCTGACGACGCTCGCCGGGCATGTGCACGAGCGGCTAACCGGGCGACGGGTGCTCGGCGTGGGCGACGCCTCGGGCATGTTCCCGATCGATGCCACGACCGGCGACTACGACGCCGCGATGCTCGCCCGCTGCGACGAGCTCGCCGCCCGCGCCGCCGACAAGAGCGGCGTCGGGCTCACCGCGAGCGTGCGCGAGCTGCTGCCCGATCCTCTCCCCGCCGGCGCCTACGCCGGCGCGCTCACCGCCGCCGGCGCCGCGCTGCTCGACCCGAGCGGACGCCTGCAGCCCGGCGCGCTGCTCTGCCCGCCCGAGGGGGATGCGGGAACCGGCATGGTCGCGACCGACGCCGTCGCACCGCGCACCGGCAACGTCAGCGCGGGCACGAGCGTGTTCGCGATGGTCGTGCTCGAGCATTCCCTCGCCCGTCCGCTGGAGCAGATCGACGTCGTCACCACGCCCGCCGGAGACCCGGTCGCGATGGTGCACTGCAACAACGGCGCGAGTGAGCTCGGCGCGTGGGCGGCGGTGTTCCGGCGGTTCGCGGAGGTGCTCGGGGCGGGTGCTTCGGGTGCCGCGGGCGCGGGCGCTGCCGCCGCGACCTCGACGGTCAGCGCCGACGCGGTCTTCGCGGCCCTGCTCGGCGAGGCCGCGCGGTCCGACGTCGCGGCGGGCGGCCTGCTCGCCTACAACCACCTCGCCGGCGATCCGATCGCCGGTCTCGACGCCGGGCGTCCGCTCGTCGTGCGCGCCCCCGATAGCGACCTCACGCTCGGCAATTTCGTGCGCGCCCAGCTCTACGGCGTCTTCGGCACGCTCGCGCTCGGCATGAAGGTGCTCGCGGATGAGGGCGTCGCGATCGAGCGGATGCAGGCGCACGGCGGCATCTTCCGCACGGCCGGCGTCGCGCAGCGCGTGCTCGCGGCGGCGCTCGACGCGCCCGTCGCGGTCGCCGACACCGCGGCCGAGGGCGGAGCCTGGGGCGTCGCGCTGCTCGCGCTGTATGCGGCCGAGTCGGGCGGCGACGCCGACTCGCTGAGCGACGGCGGACGCCGACCCGCGGGCGCGGCCGCCGGATCCGGTGCCGCGTCGTCGCGCCCCGCGCTCGCCGACTGGCTGCGCGGGCACGTCTTCGCGGCCGTCGACCCGGAGGTCGTCCGACCCGACCCCGCCGAGGTCGCCGGCTACGCCGCCTGGCTCGAGCGCTACCGCGCCGGGCTGGCGATCGAGCGCGCCGCCGTCGTCGCGATCTGAGCGGGGCCGCGCGACCCGACCGCGCGTCTCGACGGCGCCTCTCGACCGCGCGACCCGGCGCACCGCATCCACCTCACCGACCACCGCCTCCCCACCGCACGAACGAGAGTCCCCATGAACCGCAGCATCACCCCCGACCTCCGCGAGAACGTCGTCTGGTTCGTCACCGGATCGCAGGGCCTCTACGGCGACGAGACGCTGCGCCAGGTCGCGGCGCAGTCGCGGGTCGTCGCCGAGACGCTCGCGGCCGCGTCGGCGGTGCCGGTGACGATCGAGTGGAAGCCGGTGCTCACCGACGCCGACGCCATCCGCCGGCTCGCGCTCGACGCGAACAGCGACGACCGGGTCGTGGGCGTGATCGCCTGGGCGCACACCTTCAGCCCCGCGAAGATGTGGATCACCGGCCTCGCCGCGCTGGCGAAGCCGCTGCTGCACCTGCACACGCAGGCGAACGTCGGCCTGCCCTGGGGCGAGATCGACTTCGACTTCATGAACCTCAACCAGGCGGCGCACGGCGATCGCGAGTTCGCCTACATCCAGACCCGACTCGACCTGCCGCGGGTCACGGTCGTGGGCCACGTCAGCGACCCGGCGGTCGCGGATCGTGTGGGCACCTGGGCGCGCGCCGCCTCGGGCGTCGCGGCGCTGACGACGATGAAGGTCGCCCGCTTCGGCGACAACATGCGCGAGGTCGCGGTGACTGAGGGCGACAAGACCGAGGCGCAGATCCGCTTCGGCGTGAGCGTCAACACCTGGCCGGTGAACGAGCTCGTCGCGGCGGTGGATGCGGTGTCCGACGCCGAGGCGACCGCGCTCGCCGCGGAGTACGACGCGCTCTACGAGGTCGAGCCCGAGCTGCGCGTCGGCGGCGAACGCCGCGCGTCGGTCGTGGATGCGGCGCGGCAGGAGCTCGGGCTGCGCGCCTTCCTCGAGGCCGGCGGCTTCACCGCGTTCACCGACAGCTTCGAGGATCTCGGAACCCTGACCCAGCTGCCGGGCGTCGCCGTGCAGCGGCTCATGGCCGACGGCTACGGCTTCGGCGCCGAGGGCGACTGGAAGACAGCCGTGCTGGTGAGGCTCGCCACGGTCATGGGCGCGGGGCTGCCCGGCGGCGCCTCCCTCATGGAGGACTACACCTACGACCTCACGCCGGGCGCCGAGCTCATCCTCGGCGCGCACATGCTCGAGGTCTCGCCCGCACTGACCGCCGCGAAGCCGTCGCTCGAGATCCACCCGCTCGGCATCGGCGGCAAAGACGACCCGGTGCGGCTCGTCTTCACCGCCGATCCCGGCCCGGCCGTGGTCGTCGCGATGTCGGACCTGCGCGACCGCTTCCGCCTCGTCGCGAACGCCGTCGAGAACGTGGCGCTGCCGCATCCCATGCCGAAGCTGCCCGTCGGCCGCGCCGTCTGGCGGCCCGCGCCCGACTTCCACACCAGCGCCGCCGCCTGGCTCACCGCCGGCGCCGCGCACCACACGGTCATGACGACGCAGCTGGGGGTGGATGTCTTCCGCGACTTCGCGAAGCTCACCTCGACCGAGCTGCTCGTGATCGACGACGCGACGACCCTGCGCGACTTCGAGCGCGAGGTGCAGTGGAACCAGGCGTACTACCGGCTCGCCGGGCGGCTCTGAGCGCGTCGCTTCCGCCACCGCGCATCCGCGGTCGGGTCAGAGGCAGTTGCCGGCCTGCACGCCGGTGGCCGCGAGCGCCGGGTCGTCGCCGATGAGCAGCACCAGCAGCTTCGTGTCGTCGGTGGTCGGCTTGCGTGTCGAACCGGCCGGGCACTCGCCGATGCCGACAGTGCGCCGGCGGCTCTGCCGTTCCAGGAGACCGCGACCCTCGGGAGCCCCGCGCCGAGCGCCGTGCGCATCGCGCGGACGGCGGCGGCGGTCGGGTGCAACTCGCCCTTCGCCGGTGAGAACACGGCGACCGACGGGATGAGGTCGTTCCAGGCGAGTGCCACGCTGCCGTCTTTCGCGGCCGGTCCGGTGACCGTCATGATCGGAAGCTCGTGCGTGAGCTCGCCGAGCAGCAGCAACGCCGACACAGGCGGGGTGCCGAAAGAACTGAAGCCGTCGCTCGTCCAGCCGGTGCTGCCCGCGAGAGCCCCGGTCGCGGCGACCACGGCCGGCCAGTGCCCGGTCAGGGTCGGGATGTCGGCGGCGATGATCGTGTAACCGCGTCGGAAACTCGCGCCATCGGAGTCGTCCGGCGCCGTGATGTCGAGCCCGATGCGTGCGCCCGCCGCGGCCGACACGGTGCGCCACGACGCGACCTCGGCGTTCAGCGTCGTGCCGCTCAGGGCACGGGCGTCGGCGATCGTCAGCTTCTCCGCGCCCGCGGTGACGGTCACCGCGGGGATGACGTCGTCGAGCCGGTCGTCTTCGAGCGCGTCGGCGAGGTCTTTCGCAACGGCGGTCCACACCGCATCCGTCGCGTCCTTCTCCAGTGCGACCTTCACGGTGAGGGTGCGGCCGGTGCCGGCGAGCGGCTGGAACTCCGACGACGCGCTCGTCACGCCCTTCTCGGCGTTGAGCTTGCCGCCGAGTTCGCTCGCGGCGGTCGCCGCCTGCGCGTCGGCGTTGAGGCTGTCGGCAGCCCCGCCGATGCTCGAGCAGCCGGCCAGCGCGATCGCTGCGGTCAGCGTCATCGCGCCGACGGCGAGTGCGCGGGAGAGATCGCTGACGCGGCGGGCGGATGCGCGCGGGCGCCGGTGCTGGGTCACGCTCACGAACCTAGGCGCGGCGGGGTAGAACGCCGAGTCCCCGTTCGGGCGACGGGCTCAGGTAGCGGTGCCGGGACCGCTGCCGCTGCCGCTGCCGCTGCCGCCGCCGGCGTCGCCCGCCGCCGCGCGGCAGAAGTCGGCCGCGTCGAGCAGTGCCGAGGCGAGCGCGTCGGCGTCGGCAGCGCTGAACACATCCGATTCGGAGATCGTCGGCACGATCGTCCACCCTTCGCGGTCGTCGTCGATGCGCACCGCGCTCACCCGCCAGCGTGCGCTCTCCGCGACGGTGTGGATGTGCGCCGGCGCCTCATCGAGGCCGTTGCAGCGGTGCGTGCCGCCGAAGTCACGGCAGCGGGGCTCGTCGCAGAGCACGAGCAGGGGGCGGTTCTCCATGCGGCTCATGCTGTCCGCATCCGCCGACATCCCCGCCTCGGCCCGCGCGGGTGGCCACGAATGCGCGGGACACGCCGGTCCGGGCGTGCATTCGCGGCCACCTTCGGGAGCGAGCCGGGCGTGGGGCGCGCGCCGGGCCGCGGGGTCGAAGCGTGCGAGGCGGCCGAGTCAGGGCTCGAGCAGCTCCAGGTCGGCGAGCAGCGAGGGATGCGTCGGCTGCCAGCCGAGGGCCTCGCGCGTGTGCTCGCTGGTCGACGGCTGGTCCATCGCGAAGATCGGACCGAAGGGGCCGAAGGTCTCGGTCGGCACCGGCTCGACGGAGAGACCGAGGCGGCGGCCGATGGCCTCGGCGATGTCGCGCACGGCATCCCCCTCGTCGGCGACGGCGTGCCAGGCGGTGCCGGCGGGCGCCGACTCGAGCGCGAGGCGGAACAGCACGGCGGCATCGCGCGCGTGCACGGCGGGCCAGCGCTGGGCGCCGTCGCCCGGGTACCCGGCGACACCGGAGCGGCGCGCCTGCTCGGTGAGCAGCCCGGCGAATCCGCCGCGGCCCTCGTCGTGAACGGTGCGCGGCATCCGCACCGCCGACGCGCGCACGCCCTGATCGGCGAGCGCGAGCAGCGCGTTGACCGACTCGGCGCGTCCGGCCACCGGCCCGACGAGCGGGAGCGGATCGGCTTCGGTCGAGGCGCGTCCGTCGACCCACGGCGTGCCCGAGACGGTGACGGCCGGCTTGCCGGTGCCGATGAGGGCCTCGCCGAGCGTGCGCATCGCGGCGCTCTCCTCGGCGATCGCGGCGACGAGTCCTTCGGGCGTGCTGTCGGCGTGGGCGAAGGCGAGGCTGATCACGCCGTCGGCCTCGGTGGCGCCGCGCCGCAGCGCATCCAGGTCGGAGAGATCGCCGCGCAGCGTGCTGGCGCCGGCGCTCTCGAGCGTCGCGGCGGACCGATCGGAGCGGGCGAGCGCGAGCACCTCGTGCCCGTTCGCGAGCAGCTCGGCGACGACGGCGGTGCCGATCGTGCCGGTGCCTCCGGTGACGAAGACCTTCATGGTGACCTCCTGGTCGGATGTTCGAACCCGTGACGGGACAGGTGTCGCATCACTCGGGCGACGATAGCACTGCGATGGGACACGTGTCGCATCACTGCTAATCTGGATGCCATGGGCCGCTGGGAACCGGGAGCACGCGAACGTCTGGTGCTCGCCGCCGTCGACCTGTTCACCGAGCAGGGCTACGACGAGACGACCGTCGCGCAGATCGCCGAGCGCGCGGGAGTCACCCGCAGCACCTTCTTCCGCCACTTCTCCGACAAGCGCGAAGTGCTCGTCGCCGGGCAGGAGACGCTGAGCCGGCTGCTCGCCGAGGGCGTCGCCTCCGCGCCGGACGGAGCGGGGCCGATGGATGCCGTGGCCGCCGGACTCGAGCGCGCGTCGGCCGAGATGGGTCCCCTCAACCGCGAGCTCGGCCCCCGCATCGGCGCCGCGGTCGCCGCGAGCGCCGAGCTGCAGGAGCGCGACGCGCTCAAGCAGGTCGGCATGGCGGCGGCGATGACGGATGCGCTCGTCGAGCGCGGCGTGGTCGAGCCGGTCGCCCACCTCGCCGCCGAGCTGGGTGTGCTCGCCTTCAAGCGCGGCTTCGCGGAGTGGGTCGCGGTGCGCGATGACGCCGACGCCGGCGGGCTCGCTCCGCACGCGCTCGCGGCGCTCGCCGAGCTGCGATCCGCGACGGCGCAGCTGGGCTGACGCCGCCGCGCGAGCAGCGCCTCCGTGCTCGTGGCGCCGGCCTGACGACGCCGCGCGACTCGCTCACTCAGCCGCGCAGGGCATCCGCATCCACCAGCACCTCGCGCACGATCTCGGCGATGCCGATCGCGGTGCCGGTGCGGCCGATGACGAATGCCGTCAGGCCGCGGGCGGGGGTCGGGGTCGGGACCGTGTGCCCGCCGCCCTCGACCGTGAACAGCGTGACCGGCGCGTGCCCCGTCTCGCGGAACCCGAGGCGCTGCATCGGGGCGCGGTCGCCCGCCGCGCGGGAGGGGACCGGCGTCGTGATGCCGTCGCCGCTCATCCCGTTGCGACGCGCGAAGTAGGTCGCCGTGTCGGGCGCCGACAGCGCGATCCCGTCGATCTTGAACGCGGTGCGCGCCCACCACTTCATGCGTCCGCCGGCGTAGGGCACGATCGGGTCGGTCGTCGAGGCGACCAGGGCGACGGGGATGCCGGCCGCATCGCCGTGCGAACGGCCGCGCGCGCTCGCGGCCCGGTCGTCGAACACGCCCGCGAAGCCCTCCCGGTTCGGCATCGTCGCGCCGACGATGACCCCGCCCGAGATGAGGTCCGACGCCTCGTGCAGGAGGCGCAGCACCATCTGGCCGCCGTTCGAGAAGCCCATCGCGACGACGCGGCGCGCATCCACCCTCTGGGTCTCGACGAGCCGGGCGGCGACGGCCCGCGCGAAGGCGACGTCGTCGACCTTCGCCAGGCGCGCGGGGAAGCGGCTGTCGGCGCGCGAATCGTTCCAGTTGCGGCGGTAGCCGTCGAGGTAGGCGACAGCCGCGGAGCCGTCGGCGACGAGCGGGTCGAGCGCGCGTCCGGTGAAGTCGCGCTGGATGTCGCCGGTCTGCTTCGAGCCGTGGAACACCAGCACGAGCGCGCGTCCCGGCCCTGCCGTGGAGGGCGCCGTGACCGTGAAGGTGCGCTCGCGTCCACCCGCTGTGATCGTCTCGTGGGTGGTGATGATCTCGTTCATATCGGCGACATTAGAGTCTGACATCATGTGAGGGTCAAATGGATCGGATCGGCGCCTGCTTCGAGCCGGTGCCGAAGCGGAGGAACAGGATGAGGATCGGCGAGCTGAGTCGGCAGAGCGGTGTGAGCCAGCGCTCCCTGCGCTACTACGAGGAGCGCGAGCTGATCAGCGCCGAGCGGTCGCCCAACGGCTATCGGGAGTATGCGCCCGCGATGGTCGAGCGGGCCAGCGTCATCCAGCAGCTCTTCGGCATGGGCTTCTCGCGCGAGGTCGTCGAGTCGGTGCTGAGCTGCACGGGCAACGCGCCCGAGTCGGCGCATGCCGCAGCGGCCGACACGCTCGCTCTCGTGCGCGACGACCTCACCGCCCAGATCGACCGCCTCACCGCGACCCGAGCCCGCATCGACGAGTTCCTGGATGCGCGCGCGGCGGTGCCGGCCTAGTCCTCGCCGCGCAGCCGAGCGCGCGTCGCCTCGAGTTCGGCCGCGAGCCGTGCCTCGTGCTGCCAGTAGCGGCGCCAGATCGTCGGACTGGCGAGGAATCCGGCTGTCGCGCCGCCGACGGCGGCGAACGGTCCGATGAACAGCACGAACGCGATCAGGCAATGCCGGCGGATGCCCTCCTGCATCCGCTCGTTGGTCATGCCGCCGACCTGCTCGTCGCCCGAGTAGGGCAGGCTCCAGACGCACGCCCAGATCGTCGTGCCGATGATCGCGAGCAGCAGTCCCGCGGCGGCGACGGCGACGGCGATGCCGATGCGCGCGCCCCAGCCCGGTTCGCCGATCGTCGGCGTCGATGCGCCCCCGCTCATGATCGCGCGCGCCGGATGCGAGAGCTGGGGACGGGCGCGAGCAGTGCCTCGCGGTGTGCCCGCAGACCGGGCACCCGGAGTGTCAGCACCTCCCACGGGATCACGAAGTCATCGCAGAAGGTCTGGTGTTCGGTTTCGCAGCGGTACTCGATGACCAGTCCGGAGTCCTCGACGACCGCACGGACGTAAGTCGAGCGGAAGCGGGCGCTCGGCCCCCAGCCTCCGGAACCGCCGCGGGCGAGCTCGACGGAGCCGAGAGAGGCCGCTGGAGACGAAGGTGACTCAGCGGTGTCCTCGGTGCGCGTGTCGACATCGAAAGCGACCGCCGTCTCGAAGAGCAGCTCGCCCGAGTCGGTTCTCAGTGCGGCGACGATCGCGCCCAAGGAGACGCCGACGAGGTCGAGCCTCGGGTAGAAGTGCGTGTCGTTCACGATGAGGCCCGAGCGATGGCGGAAGTTCGGCCTGCTTCCGCCGATGCTCAGCGACCCGGCCCATCCCCGCGGCCCTCGCGGCTCGAAGCTGCGCACGTTCCGCAGCCATCCGTCGGCGGAGACCCCGTAGATCTCGCCGTACGTGCCGAGCGGCGCGGTCGCCAGCTGGGGGGCGTGCAGCGAGCGCGGCACGACCGGGGGACGGCGACTCGGGTCGCCGGTGTCCTCCTCGATACCGGCGAGAGCGACGACTCGGGTGATCCTGTCGACGGAGAATCGCACCATGATCCGCCGCGGGTCGGGGTCATCTGCCGCCCTGCGCGTCGGCTCGCGCGGAGCGTCGGCGAGCGCGGCTTCGATCTCGACGACCGCCGACCCGCCCTGCGCCTCGACGTGGCAGCGGACGTCGCTGAGGGCGTGGGCGACGCTCGCGCCCAGGGGGCCCAGAGTCGTGAGCGTCGCGACCGTGGGGATCGGATCGGGCGTCTGAGCCCAGTCGGGGTTCGCCACGCGGGTTCGGATCGCCGCAGCGAGTGAGGCGCCGATCGTGATCGTCGGGGTGAAGTCCTTGCCGTCGAGGTAGCCGGTGGCGGCGTCGCGCCGGGCCCGAGCCGGGCTGATCGTCATGTTCCCGTCGTCGTCCGACCCGATGCGCAGGAGGTCGGCTCCGGCGGGCATCCGGACCCCGAGAGCCGGCGGCGGCTCGATGCTCCCGCGAGCGTAGATGTCGCCGCGCGCGTCGATCATCGCGTCGGTCAGGTGCGGGCCGCGCGGCACGTCGGGAACCGGGCGCTCGCCGAGCGCACCGCGCACGATCCGCACGACCGCGCCGGTCAGGGCCCCGAACAGCACGCCCATCGGCCCGAAGGTGGAGGCGAACATCAGCAGCCCGGCCATCCCGAGCGATTGCAGGAAGGCGGTGCGCTCCTGAGGATCCGGATGCGTCGCCTCGGCATTCACGCCGGCCACGACGCAGAACACGATGGCGATCAGCGCCGCGACGATCGCGCCGATCCCGGCGCCGACGAGCAGATGGAACCAGAACGACCGCAGTGGGCGCGGCGGCCGCGACTCGCGGGCGCCCTCGGGCGTCACCGGGGCGAGGGTCGCCGACGTCATCCGGTCTCCTTCTGCTTCGGCCTCCGCATCGTGAGCGATTATCGCCGTCTCGGCGGGCGTCGCGCAGGCCCCCACCCGGGGCAGTGAGCGCAGAGGGCGCGAGCGCAGCGGGCGCGAGCACTCGGCCCCGAACGGGGACCTCCCCGAGAGAATCTCGCACTCCTAGGCTCGCGGTCGGCCCGCGCGCGTGCGGACGCCGCACCTCACCGACCGCATTGGATGACGAATGCCCCGCCCGAACCTCGCCCGCCTCTCGCTCGCGATCATCCTGACCGCGGCGCTCGCCGGACTCACCGCGTGCGCCGGCCCGCAGGCGGTCACCGTCGGCAAAGCGGGCAAGCCGAGCGCGACCGCGAAGCCGGTCGAGACCGGGGCGCGACGCCTGCTCACGACAGCGGATGCGCAGGCCGCGCTGCCGACGGCGTCCGAGATCGGAACCGGCTGGGTCGACGGCAAGAACCCGTCGGATGACTCCGGCGACGACTCCGGTTCGACGAGCGCGACGCCGACCTTCGCGCCGGCCGAGTGCGCGTTCTCGGCCGAGAACGGCGCCGTCGCCGACCTCGCGGTCGTGCCCGACGACGCGCCGCGTGCCGCCGAGGCGACCGTCGACTTCCACCAGCCGCCGGCCGACGACAGCTGGGGTCTGGATGCGCACGGCGTCACCGTGCGCATCCAGAGCTTCGACCGCGACATCGATGCGGCCCGCCTGACGAAGATCTCGCAGCGCCTCGAGCCCTGCTCCCAGTTCACCTCGACCGACCCGACGTCGGGTGTCTCGATCAGCTGGCAGATCATCCCCGTGTCGATGTCGAACTACGGCGACGGCACCCTCGCGTTCCGCATGCAAGGCGCGGTGTCGTTCATCGTCGTGCTGCTCGACTCGGTGCAGATCGTCGCCGGCCACAACCTCGTGACCATCACCCAGTCGGGCATCGGCAGCGTCGACACCGGGCTCGCGGCGCGCGTCGCCCAGACCGTGATGACGAAGCTCGGCGACGAGGGCTGACCCGGTGAGCGTGCGTCTGGTCGACCACGAGCACATCCGCGTGCTGCTGTGGGCGGGGATGCGTGCTGACCTGGGCGCTCCCCTGACTTGGCGCGCGGACCGCGACGGCCGGGTGCGGCACGAGCTGACGCCCGAGACCGCTCCGGTGATCGGCGCGAAGCTGGTGCGCGTCAACGAGCTCGTCTGGAATGCGGTCTCGCGCGGGATGGACCCGCGCGCGCCGCTGCGGTCGACATACCTGCACGCTGAGCCCGAATCCACGGCCTGGACGCCCGTCGAACTGATCCGGTCGATCGACTTCTACGAGTACCAGTCGCTCGATGCGCTGGACGACTTCATCGACGAAGACGACGAAGACGACGAGGGCGACGACGCCGACGGCTCCACTTGGGGCCCTGCCGAACGCGCCCTGGCGATCGAAGCGAAGCTGTTCCTGCTCGCCCTCCACCGACGTCTCACTGCGAGCATCCCGGGCTGGGGAACTCCGCCGTGGACCGACGACCACCTGTTCACGACCGAGGTCTGGAAAGCGGCGCCGTGGGGGATCGAGGGGACGAGGGCGGGGGCCGATTCGCGCGATTGAGCTCCACGCGACAGTCCTCGAGTCAGTCGCCTTGCGAGGGGGTGGCGGGGTCGTCGTCGACGTGACCCGGCGTCACCTCGACCGCGGGCGCGTCTCTCGAGATCGGCTCGACCGCGTGCGACGGACCGCCGTCGAGGGCGAGCAGGGTGCCGGTGACGATCGTCACCAGGGCGGCCAGTCCGACACCGACGATCACGCCGATGCGCTCGGCGCGCGTGAGGTCGTCGCGGTCTGCGCCCGGCGCATCCATCCCCCGCGGCCCGCCGCTCACGAGGGATCCTTCCAGGCGGTGTAGCTGACGACCGAGCCGGATGGATACGTCACGTCCTTCGCGCCGCCGATGTACACGCGCTCGGAGGAGAGCAGCGCGCCCGTCGTCTCGTCGAAGATCAGGATCGTGCGGAACGAGCCCTTCTCCCCGCTCTTCGCCTGGAATGCGATCCCCGGTCGGTTGAGTCGATCGGTGACGCGGCCGAGCATCTCGACGCCGTCGAGCGACCGGATCAGCTCGAGCAGCGCCGCCGACCTGGCTCCCGACAGCACCCACTCGTTGCGCACGCTCTCGGCCTCGTTGAAGTAGTCGCCGGTCGTCAGGGTCACGTCAGGCGTCCCGCCACTGAGGATCGCCTCGATGTAGGCGCGCAGCTCCGCGCCGGTCGTCGGCGGCGGCGTCGGGTAGAGCATCGGGTACTCCCCCGCCGGGTAGTCGTCGCGGCTGATGAGCGAGCCCGGCGCGGCGCTCAGGTCGGGCGGCTCCGCACCCCAGCGCACCGGTCCGGCGTGGGTCTCGACCCGGCCCGAGCCGTCGGCGTAGCGCCGCAGGGTGACCTCCTGCGGCTGCACGACCCAGGCCGTCTCCTTCTCGGTCACGGTGACGTTCGAGTACCAGCCCTCGATGCGGATGTCGAAGTCCTGCTCCGCGGTCGTATCGGGCTGGGATCGGGCGGCCGCGATGAGGCGGGCCAGCGTCGCATCCGACCCCTCGGCGATCGGGGTCGCCTTGAGTCGCGGCGGAGCGGCGAGGCTCGCCGGAACCGGCTGGCCCAGGTTCGTCAGCGTGACGACGAGAGCGATCGTGAGGGCGGCCGCGAGGCCGATGATCCAGTACACAGCCGGGCGCGGTCGATGGGATGCGCGGGGCGTGCGGCGCGCGACCGCGGTGCCGTCGACGATGCGCGCCAGGTCGGCCTCGGCGCGCAGCGTCAGCGGCTCGTCGCGCTGGGCGCGCACCGGGTTCGCGGCGCGCAGGCGCTGCTCGAGCTCATCCACGGCGCTCACCTCCCGCGGTCGTCGCGGACGCGCGGCCGGAGCCGTCTGTGCGTCCGGTGCGTCCGGCGCGTTCGGCAGTCCGGTCGAGCTGCGCGCGCAGCGCCGCCCGAGCCCGGGAGAGCCGGGTGGTCGCCGTCGCCGCGGAGCAGCCGAGAACCTGGGCCATGTCGGCCGCGCTGAGGTCTTCCCAGTAGGCGAGGAAGAGCACTTCGCGATCCGCCGGCTTCAGCGCCGCGACTGCTCGACGCAGCTCGAGGTCGGCGCCGTCAGAGCCATCCGGCCCGTCCACCGCCGCCTCGCTCGACGTCGCGATGACCGATCCGACCCGCTCGCGCAGCGCGTCCGACCGAGTGCGACGCCGGTACTCGTTGCCGATGACGTTGCGCGCGATCGCGTACAGCCAGGGCAGCGTCGCGTCGGCGGCGGCGAACTTCTGCCATGCCACGCGGAACACCTCGGCCGTCACGTCCTGCGCCTCCTCATGGTCGGAGAGTCGTCGTTCGCACACGGCGAGCACGAGGGCGTAGTGCTGCCGGTAGAACGCCGAGAAGGCGGCGACGCGGGCGTCGTCGTCGATGGTGCGCCTCCCCGGTTCCTGATGACGTGAGCCGCCATCCACTCTGTCTGTTTCCGGATGCGGCGGCGACCTGACAACCGGATGACCTCGGTGTCGCCGCCGGTCGATGCGCAGGCGGAGGATGCGGTGAGTCGCGCGCGGTGCGTGTCGCGGGCAAGTGCCCGGCCGATCCTCAGCGGCAGCCGTGGCCGGGGGTGCTAGCGTCCGCCGGATGCGGGCATCCCTCGTCTTCTTTCGTCCGT encodes:
- a CDS encoding CU044_5270 family protein, which encodes MDELEQRLRAANPVRAQRDEPLTLRAEADLARIVDGTAVARRTPRASHRPRPAVYWIIGLAAALTIALVVTLTNLGQPVPASLAAPPRLKATPIAEGSDATLARLIAAARSQPDTTAEQDFDIRIEGWYSNVTVTEKETAWVVQPQEVTLRRYADGSGRVETHAGPVRWGAEPPDLSAAPGSLISRDDYPAGEYPMLYPTPPPTTGAELRAYIEAILSGGTPDVTLTTGDYFNEAESVRNEWVLSGARSAALLELIRSLDGVEMLGRVTDRLNRPGIAFQAKSGEKGSFRTILIFDETTGALLSSERVYIGGAKDVTYPSGSVVSYTAWKDPS
- a CDS encoding sigma-70 family RNA polymerase sigma factor, with amino-acid sequence MDGGSRHQEPGRRTIDDDARVAAFSAFYRQHYALVLAVCERRLSDHEEAQDVTAEVFRVAWQKFAAADATLPWLYAIARNVIGNEYRRRTRSDALRERVGSVIATSSEAAVDGPDGSDGADLELRRAVAALKPADREVLFLAYWEDLSAADMAQVLGCSAATATTRLSRARAALRAQLDRTAERAGRTGRTDGSGRASATTAGGERRG